Genomic segment of Candidatus Eisenbacteria bacterium:
AAAGTGCTGGGGCACCGCATAATAAGTTCGCGAATTTATGTGACACAGCACTAGCTATCCTGTGAAAGCAAAGTTGATGAGGGAGGAGGTGAACGCGTGGGCTGCGGCAGGAAAAGAAAAAGGAAGAAAATAGCAACTCACAAGAGGAAAAAAAGAAGAAGACGGGACAGACATAAAAAGAGACTGAGATAAACGCAATTCCCAGTCGAGGAAAAATGGCCCGAGGAAGAGAAAAAGAAAGAAGAAAATCCAAGAGAATCACGGCCAGACTTGCTCTCCAGATCGAGAAAAAGGAACCGGTTGAGGGTGAGGATGTACTTATAGCGGAGAGCATTAATATGAGTACCGGCGGGGTTTACTGCCGCCTCCGGGTCCCGGTCCCGGTACTCACGAAGGTCGTGATGACGCTCTTGATTCCGGCTTTTGGCAAGGTGCTCAAGAAAACGCACGTGCTCAAGTGCGAAGGCATCGTGGTCAGATGTTCGGAGACAGGCAGCGGGGAAAAGAACGGGGACTACGAGGTGGCTTGCAGCATCATGAACCTGAAAAAGGGCGATAAAGAGCTTATCGACAAGTATGTGACCTGGAAGTCGATGAGGAGCTTCCTGCGTTGATGAAGCTGAAGAAACTTGTCCCTCTCTTTCTTGGGCCGGCAATCCTTTTTTCCTCAGCCTCTGCGGATAAGTATGCGGGAGAATTTCTCCGGATTGGAGCAGGGGCCCGGGCGTTGGGTATGGGCGGAGCTTTCGTGGCCGTGGCCGACGACGGAACCGCCGGTTTCTGGAATCCGGCCGGGCTGGTGTTCCTCAAGAAAAAAGAACTCTTCCTCATGCATTCCGAACAGTTTGGCTCCCTCCTGAATTATGATTTCGGCTCTTTCGTATTTCCTTTGGAAGAAGAAGGGAGGAGCGCAGTTTCCGTGGGTTTCGTCCGCCTTGGGACCGACAACATTCCCTACACTAATGACCTTCAGTTTGAAGACTATGGCAGGGACGGCATCCAGGCCACTCAGGACGAAGGCGAGAACAACGGCATTCGGGAACCCTACGAGCGCATCATATATGATGAGGCCAGGGTGCAATGGAAAAGTGATTCCGAATCGGCGATGATGCTTGGATACGGAAGAATCGCCGGTGAAAGACTGAAGTTGGGCGGAAGTTTCAAGATCATCAGGCAGGTTATCGGCGACAATTCAAGTTTCGGTGCCGGACTCGACTTCGGCGCCGTCTACGAACCGGCCGCATGGGTCTCGTTCGGCCTGATGGCCAAGGATTTCACGACAACCCCGATAACCTGGGACACTGGAAAACGGGAGTTCATATCTCCAACGCTGAGGATGGGGCTGCAGATAACACGGCATGTTGAAAAGGCAAACGGTGCATTCACGGTTTCCGGTGACCTTCTCCTCGGCTTCGAAGGAACCAGAACGTACAGCAGTGAAAGTCCTCTGAAGAGGGTCACTGCCGACGGGTTTGTTGGCGGGGAGTTCTGGTTCCTGAGATCGATCGCGTTGAGGGCCGGTCTTGAGGACGGCAGACCGAATGCGGGAGCCGGATTCAGATACAGGCGATTTGGAGTTGATTATGCATTCCTGAGTCATGAAGACCTTGATGCGAGCCACAGGGTCTCCGGCTCAATCAGGTTCTAGTGTGCCGTCCCAGAAATGACTTTACGAAATGCAGGGCGTTTCGTAAGGCACACTGCCAGGGGGTATGAGGGGGTCGTGGCCGACCCCCTCAGGGGTGACAGCGTAGGGATGCGACGAGTAGGAGCATCCTGAAGCGTCAGAGGGGCGAGAAGCCCTTATGAAAGTGTTGTGTCCAGGGGCAAAAACATAGACAAGGAATTTGCAGGACACGGCACTAGACAGTAGAGAACCTGAATTCTCCTTTATTGTCAACCTCCACCCGAACAGAGGAGTTCTCTTTTATCCCACCCTTGAGAATCTCCAGGGCAAGAGGATTCTGAACTCTCCTCTGAATTACCCGTCTTAGCGGCCTTGCTCCGTAGGTAGGATCGAACCCTTCCCTGGCTAGAGCTGCTTTCGCTTCCTCGGAAAGCTCGATCCCCATTCTGTGTTCACGAAGAAGTTTTTCAACTCCCTTTATGTTGAGGATGACTATCTTCTCTATGTCCGGCATCGTCAGACTGTTGAAGACCACGATCTCATCAATTCTGTTCAGAAACTCCGGTTTGAACTGCGCCCTCAGGGATTCCTGGACCCTTCTCCTCATCTCTTCATCATTTCTTCCGCCAAGCTCCTCTATCCATTGACTCCCGACATTGGAAGTCATGATCACAATTGTGTTTCTGAAGTCAACCGTTCGTCCCTTCCCGTCAGTGAGCCTTCCCTCGTCAAGGATCTGAAGAAGGATATTGAAGACCTCAGGGTGGGCTTTTTCGATTTCATCCAGCAGAATGACGGTGTACGGCCTCCGTCTCACTGCCTCCGTAAGGTATCCTCCCTCCTCATATCCTACATAACCCGGAGGCGCTCCGATAATCTTGGCAACGGAGTGCCTCTCCGTGTACTCGGACATGTCCACCCTCACCATGGCTTTCTCGTCGTCAAAAAGAAACTCTGCGAGTGCCCGTGCGAGTTCCGTCTTCCCTACGCCCGTTGGTCCCAGGAACATGAAAGAGCCGGTAGGCC
This window contains:
- a CDS encoding PilZ domain-containing protein, whose product is MARGREKERRKSKRITARLALQIEKKEPVEGEDVLIAESINMSTGGVYCRLRVPVPVLTKVVMTLLIPAFGKVLKKTHVLKCEGIVVRCSETGSGEKNGDYEVACSIMNLKKGDKELIDKYVTWKSMRSFLR
- a CDS encoding PorV/PorQ family protein, with the translated sequence MKLKKLVPLFLGPAILFSSASADKYAGEFLRIGAGARALGMGGAFVAVADDGTAGFWNPAGLVFLKKKELFLMHSEQFGSLLNYDFGSFVFPLEEEGRSAVSVGFVRLGTDNIPYTNDLQFEDYGRDGIQATQDEGENNGIREPYERIIYDEARVQWKSDSESAMMLGYGRIAGERLKLGGSFKIIRQVIGDNSSFGAGLDFGAVYEPAAWVSFGLMAKDFTTTPITWDTGKREFISPTLRMGLQITRHVEKANGAFTVSGDLLLGFEGTRTYSSESPLKRVTADGFVGGEFWFLRSIALRAGLEDGRPNAGAGFRYRRFGVDYAFLSHEDLDASHRVSGSIRF